A single window of Jatrophihabitans sp. DNA harbors:
- the prcB gene encoding proteasome subunit beta codes for MSGHGDKAHGLLRYATAPGSSSFVEFMSAAAAELLPGHRAHAVTGHPTTMPQSAHATTIVAATFNGGVIMAGDRRATMGNLIAQRDIEKVFAADDHSLVGIAGTAGIAIELVRLFQVELEHYEKIEGTALTLDGKANRLATMIRGNLGAAMQGLAVVPLFAGFDVDSAAVQGSATAGRIYSYDVTGGRYPEQYYHSVGSGSVFAKGALKKLWRPGLSEEEAVSVVVEALYDAADDDSATGGPDLTRRIYPVVYAATADGTRRVADSSLDTVVRALLERRALAPGS; via the coding sequence GTGAGCGGTCACGGCGATAAGGCTCATGGACTGCTGCGGTACGCGACGGCTCCCGGCTCGTCGTCCTTCGTCGAATTCATGTCGGCAGCCGCCGCTGAGCTGCTGCCGGGCCACCGGGCGCATGCCGTGACCGGGCACCCTACGACCATGCCGCAGTCCGCGCACGCCACCACGATCGTGGCCGCGACCTTCAACGGCGGCGTGATCATGGCTGGTGACCGCCGGGCCACCATGGGCAACCTGATCGCCCAGCGCGACATCGAGAAGGTGTTCGCCGCCGACGACCACTCCCTGGTCGGCATCGCCGGCACCGCGGGCATCGCGATCGAGCTGGTCCGGCTCTTTCAGGTCGAGCTCGAGCACTACGAGAAGATCGAGGGCACCGCGCTCACCCTCGACGGCAAGGCCAACCGGCTCGCGACGATGATCCGGGGCAACCTGGGCGCGGCCATGCAGGGCCTGGCTGTCGTGCCGCTGTTCGCGGGCTTCGACGTCGACAGCGCGGCCGTGCAGGGCTCGGCCACCGCCGGGCGCATCTACAGCTACGACGTCACCGGCGGGCGTTATCCCGAGCAGTACTACCACTCGGTGGGCTCGGGCTCGGTGTTCGCCAAGGGCGCGCTGAAGAAGCTCTGGCGTCCGGGCTTGAGCGAGGAAGAAGCGGTCTCGGTCGTCGTGGAGGCGCTGTACGACGCCGCCGACGACGACTCGGCCACCGGCGGGCCGGACCTGACCAGGCGGATCTACCCGGTCGTGTACGCCGCCACCGCCGACGGCACCCGTCGGGTCGCTGACAGCAGCCTGGACACCGTGGTGCGGGCGCTGCTGGAGCGACGGGCGCTCGCGCCGGGTTCCTGA
- a CDS encoding ubiquitin-like protein Pup produces MASHEGGQSRPAKQRADVDEVAEETSTDVAERHEKLSDDVDAILDDIDEVLETNPEDFVRSFVQKGGQ; encoded by the coding sequence ATGGCCAGTCACGAGGGTGGGCAGTCCCGGCCCGCCAAGCAGCGCGCGGACGTCGATGAGGTAGCCGAGGAGACCAGCACCGATGTCGCCGAGCGCCACGAGAAGCTCAGCGACGACGTCGACGCGATCCTGGACGACATCGACGAGGTGCTCGAGACCAACCCTGAGGACTTCGTCCGGAGCTTCGTCCAAAAGGGCGGCCAGTGA